A window from Ramlibacter pinisoli encodes these proteins:
- the rsmB gene encoding 16S rRNA (cytosine(967)-C(5))-methyltransferase RsmB: MEGRQALPARDQAAGHLNAALVTALPLWRQLQAAASVLAAVRGGESATPAIARAAPELRAAAQALAYQALRQLGRAEALRRQLARRAPPPAADALLCTALALCWRVDEAPYTPFTLVDQAVEAAKRAPATAAQAAFLNACLRRFLRERDALVAATDDDPVARWNHPRWWIERLRQDHPHDWEAILAASNRAAPMTLRVNRRRATRDDMLRRLADNGIGAQPVGEDGMVLDRPRDVHAIPGFDQGLLSVQDAAAQLAAPLLLDGLVAPPGRRLRVLDACAAPGGKTAHLLERADADVVAIEVDPQRGQRIEQTLERLGLQARLVVADAAAVPSWWDGQPFDAVLLDAPCTASGIVRRHPDVRWLRRPTDLPQLAAQQERLLQALWPLVAPGGRLLYCTCSVFREEGERRIRSFVAHNTEAVLQPAPGHLLPQDGANVGGVRDNPGSDHDGFFYALLARDAAGGRPAPA, encoded by the coding sequence ATGGAAGGCCGTCAAGCCCTACCTGCGCGTGACCAAGCAGCCGGGCACCTGAACGCCGCGTTGGTCACCGCACTTCCCCTCTGGCGGCAGCTTCAGGCTGCCGCTTCCGTTCTGGCGGCGGTGCGCGGCGGCGAGTCCGCCACCCCGGCCATCGCGCGCGCCGCGCCGGAGCTGCGTGCCGCGGCCCAGGCGCTCGCCTACCAGGCGCTGCGCCAGCTCGGGCGGGCCGAAGCGCTGCGGCGCCAGCTGGCCCGGCGCGCGCCGCCGCCGGCCGCGGACGCCCTGCTGTGCACCGCGCTGGCGCTGTGCTGGCGCGTCGACGAGGCGCCCTACACCCCGTTCACGCTGGTCGACCAGGCGGTCGAGGCGGCCAAGCGCGCGCCCGCCACCGCCGCCCAGGCCGCCTTCCTCAATGCCTGCCTGCGGCGCTTCCTGCGCGAGCGCGACGCCCTGGTGGCGGCCACCGACGACGACCCGGTGGCGCGCTGGAACCATCCGCGCTGGTGGATCGAGCGCCTGCGGCAGGACCATCCGCACGACTGGGAAGCGATCCTGGCGGCCAGCAATCGGGCGGCGCCGATGACGCTGCGCGTCAACCGCCGCCGTGCCACCCGCGACGACATGCTGCGTCGGCTGGCCGACAACGGCATCGGCGCGCAGCCGGTGGGCGAGGACGGGATGGTCCTGGACCGCCCGCGCGACGTGCACGCCATCCCGGGCTTCGACCAGGGCCTGCTGTCGGTGCAGGATGCCGCCGCCCAGCTGGCCGCGCCGCTGCTGCTCGACGGCCTGGTGGCGCCGCCCGGGCGCCGGCTGCGCGTGCTCGATGCCTGTGCCGCGCCGGGCGGCAAGACCGCCCACCTGCTCGAGCGGGCCGACGCCGACGTGGTCGCCATCGAGGTCGACCCGCAGCGCGGCCAGCGCATCGAGCAGACGCTGGAGCGGCTCGGGCTGCAGGCCCGGCTGGTGGTGGCCGATGCCGCGGCCGTGCCGTCCTGGTGGGACGGCCAGCCGTTCGATGCCGTGCTGCTGGACGCGCCGTGCACCGCCTCGGGCATCGTGCGCCGCCATCCGGACGTGCGCTGGCTGCGCCGCCCGACCGACCTGCCGCAGCTGGCCGCCCAGCAGGAACGCCTGCTGCAGGCGCTGTGGCCGCTGGTGGCGCCCGGCGGCCGCCTGCTGTACTGCACCTGCTCGGTGTTTCGCGAGGAAGGCGAACGTCGGATCCGATCGTTTGTTGCGCACAACACAGAGGCCGTTTTGCAACCCGCCCCCGGTCATTTGCTGCCCCAGGATGGCGCCAACGTGGGGGGCGTCCGGGACAATCCCGGGAGTGATCACGACGGTTTTTTCTATGCGTTGCTGGCCCGCGATGCGGCTGGCGGCCGCCCGGCGCCCGCTTGA
- a CDS encoding DUF4390 domain-containing protein produces MRCWPAMRLAAARRPLEAALRLLAALLVLLAVAGPVHADAEVTQMRLERSEDGVLLNASVAFELPPAVEDALQKGIPMFFVAEATLLRDRWYWYDKQVAFSQRHMRLSYQPLTRRWRLQVSPTAIGNSGLALGQSFDTREEALRAVQSFARWKIAELSDLEPDARYSLDFRFRLDVSQLPRPFQIGVVGQADWNVGAARTQRIAVENGR; encoded by the coding sequence ATGCGTTGCTGGCCCGCGATGCGGCTGGCGGCCGCCCGGCGCCCGCTTGAGGCCGCCCTGCGGCTGCTGGCCGCGCTGCTGGTGCTGCTGGCCGTGGCCGGCCCGGTGCACGCCGACGCCGAGGTCACGCAGATGCGGCTGGAGCGCAGCGAGGACGGCGTGCTGCTCAACGCCAGCGTGGCGTTCGAGCTGCCGCCGGCGGTCGAGGACGCGCTGCAGAAGGGCATCCCGATGTTCTTCGTGGCCGAGGCCACGCTGCTGCGCGACCGCTGGTACTGGTACGACAAGCAGGTGGCCTTCTCGCAGCGCCACATGCGCCTGTCCTACCAGCCCCTGACCCGGCGCTGGCGGCTGCAGGTCTCGCCCACGGCGATCGGCAACTCGGGCCTGGCCCTGGGGCAGAGCTTCGACACCCGGGAGGAGGCCCTGCGCGCGGTGCAGTCCTTCGCCCGCTGGAAGATCGCGGAACTGTCCGACCTGGAGCCCGACGCGCGCTACAGCCTGGACTTCCGTTTCCGCCTCGACGTGTCGCAGCTGCCGCGGCCGTTCCAGATCGGCGTGGTCGGTCAGGCCGACTGGAACGTGGGCGCCGCGCGCACGCAGCGCATCGCGGTCGAGAACGGGCGGTGA
- a CDS encoding redoxin domain-containing protein, with the protein MLRINDTAPNFSADTTQGKIDFHQWIGDSWAILFSHPKDFTPVCTTELGYMARIEPEFTKRGAKLIGLSVDPVDSHSRWLGDIEETQGAKVNYPIVADGDLTVSKLYNMLPAEDTTTDGRTAATNQTVRSVFIVGPDKKIKLMLTYPMTTGRNFDEILRVLDSMQLTAKYKVATPANWKQGEDVIIAGSVSDDDAKKLFPQGWKAVKPYLRVTKQPGT; encoded by the coding sequence GTGCTGCGCATCAACGACACCGCCCCGAATTTCAGCGCCGACACGACGCAAGGCAAGATCGACTTCCACCAGTGGATCGGCGACAGCTGGGCGATCCTGTTCTCGCATCCCAAGGACTTCACGCCGGTCTGCACCACCGAGCTGGGCTACATGGCGCGCATCGAGCCCGAGTTCACCAAGCGCGGCGCCAAGCTCATCGGCCTGTCGGTCGACCCGGTCGACAGCCACAGCCGCTGGCTGGGCGACATCGAGGAGACGCAGGGCGCCAAGGTCAACTACCCCATCGTCGCCGACGGCGACCTCACGGTCTCCAAGCTGTACAACATGCTGCCGGCCGAGGACACCACCACCGACGGCCGCACGGCGGCGACCAACCAGACGGTGCGCTCGGTCTTCATCGTCGGCCCCGACAAGAAGATCAAGCTGATGCTCACCTACCCGATGACCACCGGGCGCAACTTCGACGAGATCCTGCGCGTGCTCGACTCCATGCAGCTGACGGCCAAGTACAAGGTGGCGACGCCGGCCAACTGGAAGCAGGGCGAGGACGTCATCATCGCCGGCTCGGTCTCCGACGACGACGCCAAGAAGCTGTTCCCGCAGGGATGGAAGGCCGTCAAGCCCTACCTGCGCGTGACCAAGCAGCCGGGCACCTGA
- the rpoC gene encoding DNA-directed RNA polymerase subunit beta', which produces MKSLLDLFKQFTPDEHFDAIRIGIASPEKIRSWSFGEVKKPETINYRTFKPERDGLFCAKIFGPIKDYECLCGKYKRLKHRGVICEKCGVEVTQTKVRRERMGHIDLAAPCAHIWFLKSLPSRLGLVLDMTLRDIERVLYFEAYVVTDPGMTPLKKFSIMSEDDYDAKRKEYGDEYIAKMGAEGIKDLLEGIDIDIEIEKLRGDLTGSEVKVKKNAKRLKVLEAFKKSGIKPNWMVMDVLPVLPPDLRPLVPLDGGRFATSDLNDLYRRVINRNSRLRRLLELKAPEIIARNEKRMLQEAVDSLLDNGRRGKAMTGANKRALKSLADMIKGKSGRFRQNLLGKRVDYSGRSVITVGPTLKLHQCGLPKLMALELFKPFIFSRLEAMGIATTIKAAKKEVESGTPVVWDILEEVIKEHPVMLNRAPTLHRLGIQAFEPILIEGKAIQLHPLVCAAFNADFDGDQMAVHVPLSVEAQMEARTLMLASNNVLFPANGEPSIVPSQDVVLGLYYTTRERTNARGEGMIFADVGEVQRALDANQVELTAKVAVRLTEWNKDKASGEFVPSTSLVDTTVGRALLSEILPKGLPFSNLNKALKKKEISRLINASFRKCGLKETVVFADKLLQNGFRLATKAGISIAIDDMLVPPQKADIIARAEKEVKEIEQQYVSGLVTAGERYNKVVDIWGKSGDEVSKVMMAQLAKEKTTDRHGKEVDQESFNSIYMMADSGARGSAAQIRQLAGMRGLMAKPDGSIIETPITANFREGLNVLQYFISTHGARKGLADTALKTANSGYLTRRLVDVTQDLVVTEVDCGTSDGSLMRAIVEGGEVIESLRDRILGRTAAEDVLHPESRDVIVPAGNMLDEDTIEELEGAGVDEVKVRTALTCATRFGLCAKCYGRDLGRGGLVNVGEAVGVIAAQSIGEPGTQLTMRTFHIGGAASRAAIASSVEAKSNGVIGFNSTMRYVTNGKGELVVIARSGEIVIHDEHGRERERHKLPYGATLAVKADQSVKAGAILANWDPLTRPIITEFAGKVRFENVEEGLTVAKQVDEVTGLSTLVVIDPKRRGSAKVVRPQVKLIDASGGEIKIPGTDHSVTIGFQVGALIQVRDGQDVAPGEVLARIPIEGQKTRDITGGLPRVAELFEARSPKDKGVLAEVTGTVSFGKETKGKIRLQITDPDGKVWEELVPKEKNILVHEGQVVNKGETVVDGPADPQDILRLLGMEELARYIVDEVQDVYRLQGVKINDKHIEVIVRQMLRRVVVENAGESGYIGGEQVERSEMLDTNDALRSDDKIPATYSNLLLGITKASLSTDSFISAASFQETTRVLTEAAIMGKRDELRGLKENVIVGRLIPAGTGMAYHQARKAKDQMDEAERRAIAESEAAELAGVTADATVPETTEGAAGE; this is translated from the coding sequence ATGAAATCGCTACTCGACCTGTTCAAGCAATTCACCCCGGACGAGCATTTCGATGCCATCCGCATCGGCATCGCCTCGCCGGAGAAGATCCGTTCGTGGTCGTTCGGTGAGGTGAAGAAGCCGGAAACCATCAACTACCGCACGTTCAAGCCCGAGCGCGACGGCCTGTTCTGCGCCAAGATCTTCGGCCCGATCAAGGACTACGAGTGCCTGTGCGGCAAGTACAAGCGCCTGAAGCACCGCGGCGTGATCTGCGAGAAGTGCGGCGTGGAAGTGACCCAGACCAAGGTGCGCCGCGAGCGCATGGGCCACATCGACCTGGCCGCGCCCTGCGCGCACATCTGGTTCCTGAAGTCGCTGCCGTCGCGCCTGGGCCTGGTGCTCGACATGACGCTGCGCGACATCGAGCGCGTGCTGTACTTCGAGGCCTACGTGGTCACCGACCCCGGCATGACCCCGCTGAAGAAATTCAGCATCATGTCCGAGGACGACTACGACGCCAAGCGCAAGGAATACGGTGACGAGTACATCGCCAAGATGGGCGCCGAGGGCATCAAGGACCTGCTCGAAGGCATCGACATCGACATCGAGATCGAGAAGCTGCGCGGCGACCTGACCGGCTCGGAAGTCAAGGTCAAGAAGAACGCCAAGCGCCTGAAGGTCCTGGAGGCGTTCAAGAAGTCGGGCATCAAGCCCAACTGGATGGTCATGGACGTGCTGCCCGTGCTGCCGCCGGACCTGCGTCCGCTGGTGCCGCTGGACGGCGGCCGCTTCGCGACCTCCGACCTGAACGACCTGTACCGCCGCGTCATCAACCGCAACTCGCGCCTGCGCCGCCTGCTGGAGCTCAAGGCTCCGGAAATCATCGCTCGCAACGAGAAGCGGATGCTGCAGGAGGCCGTCGACAGCCTGCTGGACAACGGCCGCCGCGGCAAGGCCATGACCGGCGCCAACAAGCGCGCGCTGAAGTCGCTGGCTGACATGATCAAGGGCAAGAGCGGCCGCTTCCGCCAGAACCTGCTGGGCAAGCGCGTCGACTACTCGGGCCGCTCGGTCATCACCGTGGGCCCGACCCTCAAGCTGCACCAGTGCGGCCTGCCCAAGCTGATGGCGCTGGAGCTGTTCAAGCCCTTCATCTTCTCGCGCCTGGAGGCGATGGGCATCGCCACCACCATCAAGGCGGCCAAGAAGGAAGTCGAGTCCGGCACGCCGGTGGTCTGGGACATCCTGGAAGAGGTGATCAAGGAGCACCCGGTCATGCTGAACCGGGCCCCGACGCTGCACCGCCTGGGCATCCAGGCCTTCGAGCCGATCCTCATCGAGGGCAAGGCGATCCAGCTGCACCCGCTGGTGTGCGCGGCCTTCAACGCCGACTTCGACGGCGACCAGATGGCCGTGCACGTCCCGCTGTCGGTGGAAGCGCAGATGGAAGCCCGCACGCTGATGCTGGCCTCCAACAACGTGCTGTTCCCGGCCAACGGCGAGCCGTCCATCGTGCCGTCGCAGGACGTGGTGCTGGGCCTGTACTACACCACCCGCGAGCGCACCAACGCCAGGGGCGAGGGCATGATCTTCGCCGACGTGGGCGAGGTGCAGCGCGCGCTGGACGCCAACCAGGTCGAGCTGACCGCCAAGGTCGCGGTGCGCCTGACCGAGTGGAACAAGGACAAGGCCAGCGGCGAGTTCGTGCCGTCCACCAGCCTGGTCGACACCACCGTCGGCCGTGCGCTGCTGTCCGAGATCCTGCCCAAGGGGCTGCCGTTCTCGAACCTGAACAAGGCGCTGAAGAAGAAGGAAATCTCGCGCCTGATCAACGCCAGCTTCCGCAAGTGCGGCCTGAAGGAGACCGTGGTCTTCGCCGACAAGCTGCTGCAGAACGGCTTCCGCCTGGCCACCAAGGCCGGCATCTCGATCGCCATCGACGACATGCTGGTGCCGCCGCAGAAGGCCGACATCATCGCCCGCGCCGAGAAGGAGGTGAAGGAGATCGAGCAGCAGTACGTCTCGGGCCTGGTCACCGCCGGCGAGCGCTACAACAAGGTGGTGGACATCTGGGGCAAGTCGGGTGACGAGGTGTCCAAGGTCATGATGGCCCAGCTGGCCAAGGAAAAGACCACCGACCGCCACGGCAAGGAAGTGGACCAGGAGTCGTTCAACTCCATCTACATGATGGCCGACTCCGGTGCCCGCGGCTCGGCCGCCCAGATCCGCCAGCTGGCGGGCATGCGCGGCCTGATGGCCAAGCCGGACGGCTCGATCATCGAGACCCCGATCACGGCCAACTTCCGCGAAGGCCTGAACGTGCTGCAGTACTTCATCTCCACCCACGGCGCCCGCAAGGGCCTGGCGGACACGGCGCTGAAGACCGCGAACTCGGGCTACCTGACGCGCCGCCTGGTCGACGTGACCCAGGACCTGGTCGTCACCGAGGTCGACTGCGGCACCTCCGACGGCTCGCTGATGCGCGCCATCGTCGAGGGCGGCGAGGTCATCGAATCGCTGCGCGACCGCATCCTGGGTCGCACCGCGGCCGAGGACGTGCTGCACCCCGAGTCGCGCGACGTCATCGTGCCGGCCGGCAACATGCTGGACGAGGACACGATCGAGGAGCTCGAAGGCGCCGGCGTCGACGAGGTCAAGGTGCGCACCGCGCTCACCTGCGCCACCCGCTTCGGCCTGTGCGCCAAGTGCTACGGCCGCGACCTGGGCCGCGGTGGCCTGGTCAACGTCGGCGAGGCGGTCGGCGTGATCGCCGCCCAGTCGATCGGCGAGCCCGGCACGCAGCTGACCATGCGCACGTTCCACATCGGTGGCGCCGCCTCGCGCGCTGCCATCGCGTCGAGCGTGGAAGCCAAGTCCAACGGCGTGATCGGCTTCAACAGCACGATGCGCTACGTGACCAACGGCAAGGGCGAACTGGTCGTCATCGCACGTTCCGGCGAGATCGTCATCCATGACGAGCACGGCCGCGAGCGCGAGCGCCACAAGCTGCCGTACGGCGCCACGCTGGCGGTCAAGGCCGACCAGTCGGTCAAGGCCGGCGCCATCCTGGCCAACTGGGACCCGCTGACCCGACCCATCATCACGGAATTCGCCGGCAAGGTGAGGTTCGAGAACGTGGAAGAGGGCCTGACGGTCGCCAAGCAGGTCGACGAGGTCACCGGCCTGTCGACGCTGGTGGTGATCGACCCGAAGCGCCGCGGCTCGGCCAAGGTGGTGCGCCCGCAGGTCAAGCTGATCGACGCCAGCGGCGGCGAGATCAAGATCCCCGGCACCGACCACTCGGTGACCATCGGCTTCCAGGTCGGCGCGCTGATCCAGGTGCGCGATGGCCAGGACGTCGCCCCGGGCGAGGTGCTGGCGCGCATCCCGATCGAAGGCCAGAAGACCCGCGACATCACGGGCGGCCTGCCGCGCGTGGCCGAGCTGTTCGAAGCCCGCTCGCCCAAGGACAAGGGCGTGCTGGCCGAGGTCACCGGCACCGTGTCGTTCGGCAAGGAGACCAAGGGCAAGATCCGCCTGCAGATCACCGATCCGGACGGCAAGGTCTGGGAAGAACTCGTGCCGAAGGAAAAGAACATCCTGGTGCACGAGGGCCAGGTGGTGAACAAGGGCGAGACGGTGGTCGACGGCCCGGCCGACCCGCAGGACATCCTGCGCCTGCTGGGAATGGAGGAGCTGGCCCGCTATATCGTCGACGAGGTCCAGGACGTCTACCGCCTCCAGGGCGTGAAGATCAACGACAAGCACATCGAGGTGATCGTTCGCCAGATGCTGCGTCGCGTCGTGGTCGAGAACGCGGGCGAGTCGGGCTACATCGGCGGCGAGCAGGTCGAGCGCTCCGAGATGCTGGACACCAACGACGCGCTGCGGTCCGACGACAAGATCCCGGCGACCTACAGCAACCTGCTGCTGGGCATCACCAAGGCCTCGCTGTCGACCGACTCGTTCATCTCCGCGGCCTCCTTCCAGGAAACCACGCGGGTGCTGACCGAGGCGGCCATCATGGGCAAGCGCGACGAGCTGCGCGGGCTGAAGGAGAACGTCATCGTCGGCCGCCTGATCCCCGCGGGCACCGGCATGGCCTACCACCAGGCACGCAAGGCCAAGGACCAGATGGACGAGGCCGAGCGCCGCGCCATCGCCGAGTCCGAGGCGGCCGAACTGGCCGGCGTCACGGCCGACGCCACGGTGCCCGAGACCACGGAAGGTGCTGCCGGCGAGTAA
- a CDS encoding sensor histidine kinase, whose product MSTQAPSALAPKPTFGSSRAVRWALAVGAAVMVGIGIVLMFLLTQATGNRELYERNYGRLFALNMVIAGLLALVIGWVVVRLVSRLRRGKFGSRLLVKLAAIFALVGFVPGLLIYVVSYQFVSRSIESWFDVKVEGALDAGLSLGRSTLDTLANDLANKTRAAANQLAETQDTSAGLALDRMREQLSANDVILWGANGQLLASAGQSRFLLNPERPSPQQIRAVRAQRQLAVVEGLDEPTLAAVSQGRIKALAVVPGPGLGLLAEPRVLQVTQSLSPTLVANAIAVQEAYREYQERALARQGLRRMYIGTLTLSLFLSVFGAIFLAVLLGNQLARPLLLLAAGVREVAAGDLSPKPVLQGKDELGGLTRSFAEMTQQLADARGAVEQSMGQVNAARANLQAILDNLTAGVIVLDEQGRIQSSNPGATRILRVPLAAHEGQPLASVEGVEAFGAAVQSQFDDYMTERLQHGLDHWQQSFELNASLPGLPAPNNALTLVARGAEMPSVVPGQIARLLVFDDISEVVSAQRVQAWGEVARRLAHEIKNPLTPIQLSAERLAHKLGNRLAEPDQAVLRKSVQTIVDQVDAMKRLVNEFRDYARLPAAELKPIDLNALVTDVLNLYARDGETAHGSHVPVRADLDPHCPTILGDAQQLRQVVHNLVQNAQDATEGAARREVVIRTQWSETSRRVRLVVQDTGSGFPEHILKRAFEPYVTTKDKGTGLGLAVVKKIADEHGARIDVKNRLDDGVVAGAQVSLSFAVAA is encoded by the coding sequence GTGAGCACGCAGGCCCCCTCCGCGCTGGCGCCGAAGCCCACCTTCGGCAGTTCGCGCGCCGTGCGCTGGGCCCTGGCGGTCGGCGCGGCGGTGATGGTGGGCATCGGCATCGTGCTGATGTTCCTGCTGACGCAGGCCACCGGCAACCGCGAGCTGTACGAGCGCAACTACGGGCGCCTGTTCGCCCTCAACATGGTCATCGCCGGCCTGCTGGCGCTGGTGATCGGCTGGGTGGTGGTGCGGCTGGTGTCGCGGCTGCGGCGCGGCAAGTTCGGCAGCCGCCTGCTGGTCAAGCTCGCCGCCATCTTCGCCCTCGTGGGCTTCGTCCCCGGGCTGCTGATCTACGTGGTGTCCTACCAGTTTGTCTCGCGCTCGATCGAGAGCTGGTTCGACGTCAAGGTCGAGGGCGCGCTGGATGCCGGCCTGAGCCTGGGCCGCTCGACCCTCGACACGCTGGCCAACGACCTGGCCAACAAGACGCGGGCGGCGGCCAACCAGCTGGCCGAGACGCAGGACACCTCGGCCGGGCTGGCGCTGGACCGCATGCGCGAGCAGCTCTCGGCCAATGACGTCATCCTGTGGGGCGCCAACGGCCAGCTGCTGGCCAGCGCCGGCCAGTCGCGGTTCCTGCTCAATCCCGAGCGGCCCAGCCCGCAGCAGATCCGCGCCGTGCGGGCCCAGCGCCAGCTCGCCGTGGTCGAGGGCCTGGACGAGCCCACCCTGGCGGCCGTGAGCCAGGGCCGCATCAAGGCGCTGGCGGTGGTGCCGGGGCCGGGCCTGGGCCTGCTGGCCGAGCCGCGCGTGCTGCAGGTCACCCAGAGCCTGTCGCCGACCCTGGTGGCCAACGCCATCGCCGTGCAGGAGGCCTACCGCGAGTACCAGGAGCGCGCGCTGGCGCGCCAGGGGCTGCGCCGCATGTACATCGGCACCCTGACCCTGAGCCTGTTCCTGTCGGTGTTCGGCGCCATTTTCCTGGCCGTGCTGCTGGGCAACCAGTTGGCGCGCCCGCTGCTGCTGCTGGCCGCCGGCGTGCGCGAGGTCGCGGCCGGCGACCTGTCGCCCAAGCCGGTGCTGCAGGGCAAGGACGAACTGGGCGGGCTGACGCGTTCGTTCGCCGAGATGACGCAGCAGCTCGCCGATGCGCGGGGGGCGGTGGAGCAGAGCATGGGCCAGGTGAACGCGGCCCGCGCCAACCTGCAGGCCATCCTGGACAACCTCACGGCTGGCGTGATCGTGCTCGACGAACAGGGCCGCATCCAGTCGTCCAACCCGGGCGCCACCCGCATCCTGCGCGTGCCGCTGGCGGCCCACGAGGGGCAGCCGCTGGCCTCGGTGGAAGGGGTGGAGGCGTTCGGTGCCGCGGTGCAGTCGCAGTTCGACGACTACATGACCGAGCGCCTGCAGCACGGCCTGGACCACTGGCAGCAATCGTTCGAGCTGAACGCGAGCCTGCCCGGGCTGCCGGCACCGAACAACGCGCTCACGCTGGTGGCCCGCGGCGCCGAGATGCCGTCGGTGGTGCCGGGGCAGATCGCGCGGCTGCTGGTGTTCGACGACATCTCCGAGGTGGTGTCGGCGCAGCGGGTGCAGGCCTGGGGCGAGGTCGCACGGCGGCTGGCGCACGAGATCAAGAACCCGCTCACCCCGATCCAGCTCTCGGCCGAGCGCCTGGCCCACAAGCTGGGCAACCGCCTGGCCGAGCCCGACCAGGCGGTGCTGCGCAAGTCGGTGCAGACCATCGTCGACCAGGTCGACGCGATGAAGCGGCTGGTCAACGAGTTCCGCGACTACGCCCGGCTGCCGGCCGCGGAACTCAAGCCGATCGACCTGAACGCGCTGGTGACCGACGTGCTGAACCTCTATGCGCGCGACGGCGAGACGGCGCACGGCTCGCACGTGCCGGTACGGGCCGACCTCGACCCGCACTGCCCGACCATCCTGGGCGACGCCCAGCAGCTGCGCCAGGTGGTCCACAACCTGGTGCAGAACGCGCAGGACGCCACCGAGGGCGCGGCCCGGCGCGAGGTCGTCATCCGCACCCAGTGGAGCGAGACCAGCCGGCGCGTCCGGCTGGTGGTGCAGGACACCGGCAGCGGTTTCCCGGAGCACATCCTCAAGCGGGCGTTCGAACCCTACGTCACCACCAAGGACAAGGGCACCGGGCTCGGCCTGGCGGTGGTCAAGAAGATCGCGGACGAGCACGGCGCCCGCATCGACGTCAAAAACCGGCTCGACGACGGGGTGGTTGCCGGGGCACAAGTCTCGCTATCATTCGCAGTTGCGGCTTGA
- a CDS encoding LemA family protein, which yields MTSSLAPWIAAAVLLFWTVGAYNRLVRLRGEANAAFAVLDAELTRQVQLVDELLPAGQEPPASLFMGEGPSFWGGLQASAAQLAASLAAARQKPLEPGRIAALDAAQAVFADAWERAERDDAHDLAGPRLPDALIAARTHVTLQCIAAADRFSRAVAHYNAAIRQFPALLLAWLFGFRPGLGIAPLPPPKGPAV from the coding sequence ATGACGTCCTCGCTTGCCCCCTGGATCGCCGCCGCCGTCCTGCTGTTCTGGACCGTCGGCGCCTACAACCGGCTGGTGCGCCTGCGCGGCGAGGCCAACGCCGCCTTCGCCGTGCTGGATGCCGAGCTCACCCGCCAGGTGCAGCTGGTCGATGAGCTGCTGCCGGCCGGCCAGGAGCCGCCGGCGTCCCTGTTCATGGGGGAAGGGCCGTCGTTCTGGGGCGGCCTGCAGGCGTCGGCGGCGCAGCTGGCGGCCAGCCTCGCGGCCGCCCGCCAGAAGCCCCTGGAGCCCGGGCGCATCGCCGCGCTGGACGCCGCGCAGGCGGTGTTTGCCGACGCGTGGGAGCGGGCCGAGCGCGACGACGCGCACGACCTCGCCGGGCCCCGGCTGCCCGACGCGCTGATCGCGGCGCGCACCCACGTCACGCTGCAATGCATCGCCGCCGCCGACCGCTTCAGCCGCGCCGTGGCGCACTACAACGCCGCCATCCGCCAGTTTCCGGCGCTGCTGCTCGCCTGGCTGTTCGGCTTCCGGCCCGGCCTGGGCATCGCGCCGCTGCCGCCACCCAAAGGCCCCGCCGTTTGA